The proteins below are encoded in one region of Streptomyces ficellus:
- a CDS encoding dipeptidase — protein sequence MTAQPSRPTPQIAGTVASLMPRAKAELAELVAFRSVADPAQFPPSECRAAADWVADALRAEDFQDVSVFDTPDGSQSVYGYLPGPEGAPTVLLYAHYDVQPPLDPAGWLTPPFELTEREDGRWYGRGAADCKGGFIMHLLALRALKANGGVPVGVKVIAEGSEEQGTGGLERYAEAHPELLAADAIVIGDAGNFRAGLPTVTATLRGMTMVRVTLETLRGNLHSGLFGGAAPDALAALIRLLDSLRGEDGSTTVDGLDAEGAWQGLEYPEEDFRGDAKVLDGVELIGHGTVGDRLWARPAVTVMGIDCPPVVGATPSVHATARAQISLRVPPGQDAAEATKLLTAHLEAHAPWGARVSVEQVGQGQPFRADVTSPAYTSMADALGAAYPGQEMQIAGMGGSIPLCNTLAALYPSAEILLIGLSEPEAQIHAVNESVSPDELERMSVAEALFLLNYADSARG from the coding sequence ATGACCGCCCAGCCGAGCCGGCCGACCCCGCAGATCGCCGGAACCGTCGCTTCCTTGATGCCCCGCGCCAAGGCGGAGCTCGCGGAGCTGGTGGCGTTCCGGTCGGTGGCGGACCCGGCGCAGTTCCCGCCGAGCGAGTGCCGGGCGGCGGCGGACTGGGTGGCGGACGCGTTGCGCGCCGAGGACTTCCAGGACGTGTCGGTCTTCGACACCCCGGACGGTTCGCAGTCGGTGTACGGCTACCTGCCCGGCCCGGAGGGCGCTCCGACCGTGCTGCTGTACGCGCACTACGACGTGCAGCCGCCCCTGGACCCGGCCGGCTGGCTCACCCCGCCGTTCGAGCTGACCGAGCGGGAGGACGGCCGCTGGTACGGGCGCGGGGCCGCCGACTGCAAGGGCGGCTTCATCATGCACCTGCTCGCGCTGCGCGCGCTGAAGGCGAACGGCGGGGTGCCGGTCGGCGTCAAGGTGATCGCCGAGGGCTCGGAGGAGCAGGGCACGGGCGGCCTGGAGCGGTACGCCGAGGCGCACCCGGAGCTGCTCGCGGCGGACGCGATCGTGATCGGCGACGCGGGGAACTTCCGGGCCGGTCTGCCGACGGTCACGGCGACGCTGCGCGGGATGACGATGGTGCGCGTCACCCTGGAGACCCTCCGGGGCAACCTGCACTCCGGGTTGTTCGGCGGGGCCGCGCCGGACGCGCTGGCCGCGCTCATCCGCCTGCTGGACTCGCTGCGGGGCGAGGACGGTTCGACGACGGTGGACGGGCTGGACGCCGAGGGGGCGTGGCAGGGCCTCGAGTACCCGGAGGAGGACTTCCGCGGGGACGCCAAGGTGCTCGACGGCGTGGAGCTGATCGGTCACGGAACGGTCGGCGACCGGCTGTGGGCCCGCCCGGCCGTCACGGTCATGGGCATCGACTGCCCTCCGGTCGTCGGCGCCACCCCGTCCGTCCACGCCACCGCGCGTGCGCAGATCAGTCTGCGGGTGCCGCCGGGGCAGGACGCCGCCGAGGCGACGAAGCTGCTGACCGCGCACCTGGAGGCCCACGCGCCGTGGGGTGCGCGGGTGTCGGTGGAGCAGGTGGGGCAGGGCCAGCCGTTCCGTGCGGACGTGACGAGCCCGGCGTACACCTCGATGGCGGACGCGCTGGGTGCCGCGTACCCGGGGCAGGAGATGCAGATCGCGGGCATGGGCGGCTCGATCCCGCTGTGCAACACGCTGGCGGCGCTGTATCCGTCGGCGGAGATCCTGCTGATCGGGCTGAGTGAGCCGGAGGCGCAGATCCACGCGGTGAACGAGAGCGTGTCGCCCGACGAGCTGGAGCGCATGTCGGTCGCGGAGGCGCTGTTCCTGCTGAACTACGCGGACTCCGCCCGGGGTTGA
- a CDS encoding ROK family protein, producing MQSDLVAALDIGGTKIAGALVDGRGRMLLRVQRPTPAREGAETVMGAVEEVLAELAASPLWPDAGAVGIGSAGPVDASAGRVSPVNVPGWRGYPLVERVRRATGGLPVQLVGDGVAMTAAEHWRGAARGYDNALCMVVSTGVGGGLVLDGRLHTGPTGNAGHIGHISVDLDGDPCPCGSRGCVERIASGPNIARRALDNGWRPGPDGDATAAAVAASARAGDPIATASFERAARALAAGIAATATLVEIDIAVIGGGVAGAGDVLFAPLRRALRDYATLSFVQRLKVAPALTGGDAGLLGAAAAAAPARRGPHAVTFSG from the coding sequence ATGCAATCCGACCTCGTCGCCGCACTGGACATCGGCGGCACCAAGATCGCCGGCGCGCTGGTGGACGGCCGCGGCCGCATGCTGCTCCGGGTGCAGCGGCCGACCCCGGCGCGGGAGGGCGCCGAGACGGTGATGGGCGCCGTCGAGGAGGTCCTCGCCGAACTCGCGGCGTCACCGCTGTGGCCGGACGCCGGCGCCGTCGGCATCGGCAGCGCGGGACCCGTGGACGCCTCGGCGGGCCGGGTCAGCCCGGTCAACGTGCCCGGCTGGCGCGGCTACCCCCTCGTCGAGCGGGTGCGCCGCGCGACGGGCGGGCTCCCCGTGCAACTGGTCGGCGACGGCGTGGCGATGACCGCTGCCGAGCACTGGCGGGGTGCCGCCCGGGGCTACGACAACGCGCTGTGCATGGTGGTCTCCACCGGTGTCGGCGGCGGACTCGTCCTGGACGGTCGCCTGCACACCGGTCCCACGGGCAATGCCGGTCACATCGGCCACATCAGCGTGGACCTGGACGGTGACCCCTGCCCGTGCGGGTCCCGCGGCTGCGTCGAGCGGATCGCCAGCGGCCCCAACATCGCCCGCCGCGCCCTGGACAACGGCTGGCGCCCCGGCCCCGACGGTGACGCCACGGCCGCCGCGGTGGCGGCCTCGGCGCGGGCCGGTGACCCGATCGCCACGGCGTCCTTCGAGCGCGCCGCCCGCGCGCTGGCCGCCGGGATCGCCGCCACGGCCACGCTGGTCGAGATCGACATCGCGGTGATCGGCGGCGGAGTCGCGGGCGCCGGCGACGTGCTGTTCGCCCCGCTGCGGCGCGCCCTGCGCGACTACGCCACGCTCTCCTTCGTCCAGCGTTTGAAGGTCGCCCCGGCGCTCACCGGCGGCGACGCGGGCCTCCTCGGCGCGGCAGCCGCGGCGGCGCCCGCGCGGCGCGGCCCGCACGCGGTCACCTTCTCCGGCTGA
- a CDS encoding LacI family DNA-binding transcriptional regulator has product MKDVAARAGVGLKTVSRVVNGEAGVTPDTERRVQEAIEALGFRRNDSARVLRKGRTASIGLVLEDLADPFYGPLSRAVEEVARAHGALLINGSSAEDPEREQELALALCARRVDGLIVIPAGTDHRYLEPEMRAGIATVFVDRPAGRIDADAVLSDSFGGARAGAAHLIAHGHRRIGFIGDQPRIHTAVERLRGYRAAMEDAGLVVDDAWVSLGSTEPARVREATAAMLGGPNPVTAILAGNNRVTVTAVRELAARERPVAFVGFDDIELADLLGITVIAQDAAALGRTAAERLFRRLDGFDDDASRTVLETVLIPRGSGELPPAP; this is encoded by the coding sequence ATGAAGGACGTGGCCGCCCGCGCGGGCGTCGGGCTCAAGACCGTCTCGCGCGTGGTCAACGGCGAGGCGGGCGTCACGCCCGACACGGAACGCCGCGTGCAGGAGGCCATCGAGGCGCTGGGCTTCCGGCGCAACGACAGCGCCCGGGTACTGCGCAAGGGCCGCACCGCCTCGATCGGGCTGGTCCTGGAGGACCTGGCCGACCCGTTCTACGGGCCGCTCAGCCGGGCCGTGGAGGAGGTCGCACGGGCGCACGGGGCGCTGCTCATCAACGGCTCCAGCGCCGAGGACCCGGAGCGTGAGCAGGAACTGGCGCTGGCGCTCTGCGCCCGCCGCGTCGACGGGCTGATCGTGATCCCGGCCGGCACCGACCACCGCTATCTCGAACCGGAGATGAGGGCGGGTATCGCGACGGTCTTCGTGGACCGTCCGGCCGGGCGGATCGACGCGGACGCGGTGCTGTCCGACAGTTTCGGTGGCGCCCGGGCGGGTGCCGCGCACCTGATCGCGCACGGGCACCGCCGGATCGGCTTCATCGGCGACCAGCCGCGCATCCACACCGCCGTGGAGCGGCTGCGCGGCTACCGCGCGGCGATGGAGGACGCCGGGCTGGTGGTGGACGACGCCTGGGTGTCGCTGGGTTCGACGGAGCCGGCCCGGGTGCGGGAGGCGACGGCCGCGATGCTCGGCGGGCCGAACCCGGTCACGGCGATCCTCGCCGGGAACAACCGGGTCACCGTGACCGCCGTACGGGAACTGGCCGCGCGTGAGCGGCCGGTGGCGTTCGTCGGCTTCGACGACATCGAGCTCGCGGACCTCCTGGGCATCACGGTCATCGCCCAGGACGCGGCCGCCCTGGGGCGCACGGCGGCGGAGCGGCTGTTCCGGCGACTGGACGGCTTCGACGACGACGCGTCCCGGACCGTGCTGGAGACGGTGCTGATCCCGCGCGGCTCGGGCGAACTCCCCCCGGCCCCCTGA
- a CDS encoding ABC transporter ATP-binding protein, with translation MIEVSELTKSYGGSVAVDHLSFTVRPGRVTGFLGPNGAGKTTTLRMILGLETPASGTATVSGVPFRSHPRGLRHAGALLDAHHVHGGRSATAHLSALARSNGIPRRRVDEVLEEVGLARVAKRRIGGFSLGMKQRLGIATALLGDPPVLLFDEPVNGMDPEGVLWMRRLFRRLAAEGRTVFLSSHLMSEMENTADDLVVIGRGRLIAAESLADFAARGTRPGVRVGTRRAAELTAVLTAAGASAAPGRAKGTSPDETGADTLFVTGLPADRIAALAHEHHILLTELTTHNASLEDAFMELTADSIEYVAGETR, from the coding sequence GTGATCGAAGTCAGCGAACTCACCAAGTCCTACGGCGGCAGCGTCGCCGTCGACCACCTGTCCTTCACCGTCCGGCCGGGCCGCGTCACCGGATTCCTCGGCCCCAACGGCGCGGGCAAGACCACCACCCTGCGGATGATCCTCGGCCTGGAGACGCCCGCCTCCGGCACCGCCACCGTCAGCGGCGTCCCCTTCCGCAGCCATCCCCGCGGCCTGCGGCACGCCGGCGCCCTCCTGGACGCCCACCACGTCCACGGGGGCCGCAGCGCCACCGCCCACCTGTCCGCCCTCGCCCGGAGCAACGGCATCCCGCGCCGCCGGGTGGACGAGGTGCTGGAGGAGGTCGGCCTCGCCCGGGTGGCGAAGCGCCGCATCGGCGGGTTCTCGCTCGGCATGAAACAGCGGCTCGGGATCGCGACCGCCCTGCTCGGTGACCCGCCCGTGCTGCTCTTCGACGAGCCCGTCAACGGCATGGACCCCGAAGGCGTGCTCTGGATGCGCCGCCTCTTCCGGCGCCTCGCGGCCGAGGGCCGCACGGTCTTCCTCTCCAGCCACCTGATGTCGGAGATGGAGAACACCGCCGACGACCTCGTCGTCATCGGCCGGGGACGCCTCATCGCCGCCGAGTCACTGGCCGACTTCGCCGCCCGCGGCACCCGCCCCGGCGTCCGGGTCGGTACGCGGCGGGCCGCCGAGCTCACGGCGGTCCTGACCGCCGCGGGCGCGTCGGCCGCTCCCGGCCGCGCGAAGGGCACCTCCCCGGACGAGACGGGCGCCGACACGCTGTTCGTCACAGGACTGCCGGCCGACCGCATCGCCGCGCTCGCCCACGAGCACCACATCCTGCTGACCGAACTCACCACCCACAACGCCTCCTTGGAGGACGCGTTCATGGAACTGACCGCCGACAGCATCGAGTACGTGGCAGGAGAAACCCGATGA
- a CDS encoding ABC transporter permease — protein MTAPVTAPVTTFSRPANEPPARFGDLLAAEWIKTRSLRSTPWAIGVTILFVVGSSAVAALADVDQFANAAPGVRPPRGFVPFTAYPPSGYLLLMLVAAGLGALTVVSEYGSGLIRTTTVAVPARGAVVLAKAVVTAALWTVVGLIVSTGSFLVSQAVLEGERAGVPITHPGVFRALAASALLAPVCALVGLGLGVLVRHSAATVLTGALTLLMLPPLFSPSERWSADINHMMVASAWRRLVQNWGPSPDSHVFIPTVPGSWLVYALWPLAAVALAVVVVRRRDV, from the coding sequence ATGACCGCGCCCGTGACCGCGCCCGTGACCACCTTCTCCCGGCCGGCGAACGAACCGCCCGCCCGCTTCGGTGACCTGCTCGCCGCCGAGTGGATCAAGACGCGATCCCTCCGCTCCACGCCCTGGGCGATCGGCGTCACGATTCTCTTCGTCGTCGGGTCCTCCGCCGTGGCGGCACTGGCGGACGTCGACCAGTTCGCGAACGCCGCGCCGGGCGTGCGGCCGCCCCGCGGTTTCGTGCCCTTCACCGCCTACCCGCCGAGCGGATACCTGCTGCTCATGCTCGTCGCCGCCGGCCTCGGCGCGCTCACCGTCGTCAGCGAGTACGGCAGCGGGCTGATCCGTACGACCACCGTGGCCGTCCCGGCGCGCGGCGCGGTCGTCCTGGCCAAGGCCGTCGTCACCGCCGCGCTGTGGACGGTGGTCGGCCTGATCGTGTCCACCGGTTCGTTCCTGGTCTCACAGGCCGTCCTGGAGGGAGAGCGGGCCGGGGTGCCGATCACCCACCCCGGAGTGTTCCGGGCGCTGGCCGCGTCCGCGCTGCTGGCCCCGGTCTGCGCACTGGTCGGCCTGGGCCTCGGTGTCCTGGTGCGGCACAGTGCCGCGACCGTGCTCACCGGGGCCCTCACCCTGCTGATGCTGCCGCCGCTCTTCTCCCCGAGCGAGCGGTGGTCCGCCGACATCAACCACATGATGGTGGCGTCCGCGTGGCGGCGCCTGGTGCAGAACTGGGGCCCTTCACCCGACAGCCACGTCTTCATTCCCACGGTCCCCGGTTCCTGGCTCGTGTACGCGCTCTGGCCACTGGCCGCCGTCGCCCTGGCCGTGGTCGTCGTACGCCGCCGGGACGTGTGA
- a CDS encoding NUDIX hydrolase — protein sequence MIVWINGAFSAGKTSAARELIDLIPHSTVYDPEIIGGALRHLLPQKKLAEVTDYQDLPMWRRMVVDAAAAMLAEVGGVLVVPMTLLRQEYRDEIFGGLAARRVAVHHVLLTPDETILRSRISGREEFENDPDGNERVRQWAYDHIEPYRAALGGWLSADAYAVDNSRLTPAETARAIADAVRTGAAGACGIVQTPEPTGETLAAGVLLFDEQDRVLLVDPTYKPGWEFPGGVVERGEPPARAGMREVAEEIGLELDVVPRLLLVDWEPPRPPGYGGLRLLFDGGRLTAAQTRGVLLPGTELRGWRFVTEGEASGMLPPNRYERLRWALRARERGTVLNLEAGVPVG from the coding sequence GTGATCGTCTGGATCAACGGTGCGTTCAGTGCCGGCAAGACCAGTGCCGCGCGCGAACTGATCGATCTGATCCCGCACAGCACCGTCTACGACCCCGAGATCATCGGCGGGGCACTGCGCCACCTGCTGCCGCAGAAGAAGCTCGCCGAGGTGACGGACTACCAGGACCTGCCGATGTGGCGGCGGATGGTCGTGGACGCCGCGGCCGCGATGCTCGCCGAGGTCGGCGGCGTACTGGTGGTGCCGATGACGCTGCTGCGCCAGGAGTACCGCGACGAGATCTTCGGTGGGCTCGCCGCCCGCCGCGTCGCCGTGCACCATGTGCTCCTGACACCGGACGAAACGATACTTCGCAGCCGTATCTCCGGTCGCGAGGAGTTCGAGAACGACCCGGACGGCAATGAGCGGGTCCGGCAATGGGCGTACGACCACATCGAGCCGTACCGCGCGGCGCTCGGCGGCTGGCTGTCGGCCGACGCCTACGCGGTCGACAACAGCCGCCTCACCCCGGCCGAGACCGCCCGGGCCATCGCCGACGCGGTGCGGACCGGTGCGGCCGGGGCGTGCGGGATCGTCCAGACGCCGGAACCGACCGGCGAGACCCTCGCCGCCGGCGTCCTCCTCTTCGACGAGCAGGACCGCGTGCTGCTCGTCGACCCCACCTACAAGCCGGGCTGGGAGTTCCCCGGCGGGGTCGTCGAACGGGGTGAGCCCCCGGCGCGTGCCGGGATGCGGGAGGTCGCCGAGGAGATAGGGCTCGAACTGGACGTCGTCCCGCGGCTGTTGCTCGTCGACTGGGAGCCGCCGAGACCACCCGGCTACGGCGGCCTCCGGCTCCTCTTCGACGGCGGCCGGCTCACCGCCGCCCAGACCAGGGGCGTCCTGCTCCCCGGCACCGAACTGCGCGGCTGGCGGTTCGTCACCGAGGGCGAGGCGTCCGGGATGCTGCCCCCGAACCGCTACGAACGGCTCCGCTGGGCCCTGCGCGCCCGGGAGCGCGGCACCGTCCTGAACCTGGAGGCGGGCGTCCCGGTCGGCTGA
- a CDS encoding response regulator transcription factor produces the protein MTIRVVLADDQPLVRSGLRMIMADQPGLEVVGEAATGVEAVGLVRDLAPDVVVMDIRMPGMDGIEATRLITGGPAATRVLVLTTFDEDDHVYGALRAGASGFVVKDMALDDILAAIRVVAAGDALIAPAVTRRLIADFVARPTGAGERSGPPLPPDGITEREREVLTLVGRGRSNTEIAEDLVISVATAKSHVSRLFTKLGARDRVQLVITAYEMGLVAPSR, from the coding sequence GTGACCATCCGTGTCGTCCTCGCCGACGACCAGCCGCTGGTGCGGTCCGGTCTCCGTATGATCATGGCCGATCAGCCCGGCCTGGAGGTCGTCGGTGAGGCCGCGACCGGCGTCGAGGCGGTCGGTCTGGTGCGGGACCTGGCGCCCGACGTGGTGGTGATGGACATCCGTATGCCCGGCATGGACGGGATCGAGGCCACCCGTCTCATCACGGGCGGCCCGGCGGCGACGCGGGTCCTCGTACTGACGACCTTCGACGAGGACGACCACGTGTACGGCGCGCTCCGGGCCGGGGCGAGCGGCTTCGTGGTCAAGGACATGGCCCTGGACGACATCCTCGCGGCGATCCGGGTGGTCGCCGCCGGTGACGCGCTGATCGCACCGGCGGTGACGCGCCGTCTGATCGCCGACTTCGTCGCGCGTCCCACGGGTGCCGGGGAGCGCTCCGGTCCCCCGCTGCCGCCGGACGGCATCACCGAGCGGGAGCGGGAGGTGCTCACGCTGGTGGGACGCGGCCGGTCGAACACCGAGATCGCCGAGGACCTGGTCATCTCCGTGGCCACCGCCAAGTCGCACGTGTCACGGCTGTTCACGAAGCTGGGTGCCCGGGACCGGGTGCAACTGGTGATCACGGCCTATGAGATGGGGCTCGTCGCGCCGTCCCGCTGA
- a CDS encoding nitroreductase family deazaflavin-dependent oxidoreductase, whose protein sequence is MSQHVIKPGWFTINVVNRAVAWMTRRGLSVWGSRVLAVRGRKSGEWRRTPVNVLTLEGAQYLVAPRGHVQWTYNMRAAGGGELHLGKRAQTFTAVEVGDDDKPEILRAYLKRWKAEVGVFFKGTGPDATDEELRAIAPKHPVFRITLT, encoded by the coding sequence ATGTCGCAGCACGTCATCAAGCCCGGCTGGTTCACCATCAACGTCGTCAACCGGGCGGTCGCGTGGATGACCCGGCGCGGCCTCAGCGTCTGGGGTTCACGAGTCCTTGCGGTGCGCGGCCGCAAGAGCGGCGAGTGGCGGCGTACACCGGTCAACGTCCTCACCCTCGAGGGGGCCCAGTATCTGGTGGCGCCGCGTGGCCACGTCCAGTGGACGTACAACATGCGGGCGGCCGGCGGCGGCGAGCTGCACCTGGGCAAGCGGGCGCAGACGTTCACCGCGGTCGAGGTCGGCGACGACGACAAGCCCGAGATCCTGCGCGCCTACCTCAAGCGCTGGAAGGCCGAGGTCGGCGTCTTCTTCAAGGGCACCGGCCCCGACGCCACGGACGAGGAACTCCGCGCCATCGCACCGAAGCACCCGGTGTTCCGCATCACCCTCACCTAA
- a CDS encoding sensor histidine kinase, with product MDVTGANAPSLTRTRAAAWIGGVLYVLAVVLLVGGTTRAPEIVPAVGSLLAASLLAAVLRRAPLVALALTLFGSTAVVVGTPELAPAEPFGPVPVPVAFQGQFLAYVAVNLVLGFVVATCGRRAAVAAVAAAFAVQLLGIGAFARGDALTVNGVIALLAMVASCTVGLLGRERREHAVALRSQEVAEAVTAERLRIARELHDMVAHSIGIIAIQAGAGSRVIAKRPEEAAEALRAIEATSREALSGLRRTLVALRRTDAEPAGAGAGASGAAGAGAGAAGGAPLAPSPGLADLDRMVAATMEAGVRVEVQRAGEQRPLPPDLDLAAYRIVQEALTNVVRHAGAGWCRVTVGYEDEELVVEVVDDGRGAPVDAPAHGFGIVGMRERAGLLHGRLSAGPRPGGGFRVAARLPLPEAAEAGAGAR from the coding sequence ATGGACGTGACCGGAGCCAACGCCCCCTCGCTGACGCGGACTCGGGCCGCCGCATGGATCGGAGGGGTGCTGTATGTCCTCGCCGTGGTGCTGCTGGTGGGCGGGACGACGCGTGCTCCCGAGATCGTCCCCGCCGTCGGGTCGCTGCTGGCCGCGAGCCTCCTCGCCGCAGTGCTGCGGCGGGCCCCGCTGGTCGCCCTCGCCCTGACGCTCTTCGGTTCCACCGCCGTGGTGGTGGGCACTCCGGAGCTGGCGCCTGCGGAGCCGTTCGGGCCCGTGCCGGTGCCGGTGGCGTTCCAGGGCCAGTTCCTGGCGTACGTGGCGGTGAACCTCGTCCTGGGCTTCGTGGTCGCCACGTGCGGGCGGCGGGCGGCGGTGGCCGCCGTGGCTGCCGCCTTCGCCGTGCAGCTCCTGGGCATCGGTGCCTTCGCGCGCGGGGACGCCCTGACGGTGAACGGGGTGATCGCGCTCCTGGCGATGGTCGCGTCCTGCACGGTCGGCCTGCTCGGCCGCGAGCGGCGGGAGCACGCGGTGGCGCTGCGGTCGCAGGAGGTGGCGGAGGCGGTGACGGCCGAACGGCTGCGGATCGCGCGGGAGTTGCACGACATGGTCGCGCACAGCATCGGCATCATCGCCATCCAGGCCGGGGCGGGGAGCCGGGTCATCGCCAAGCGGCCCGAGGAGGCGGCGGAGGCGCTGCGCGCCATCGAGGCCACGAGCAGGGAGGCCCTGTCGGGTCTGCGGCGGACGCTGGTGGCGCTCCGCAGGACCGACGCGGAGCCTGCGGGCGCGGGGGCCGGGGCCTCGGGGGCGGCCGGTGCGGGGGCCGGGGCCGCCGGTGGGGCGCCGCTCGCGCCGTCGCCGGGTCTGGCGGACCTGGACCGGATGGTGGCGGCCACCATGGAGGCGGGCGTACGCGTCGAGGTGCAACGCGCCGGGGAGCAGCGGCCGTTGCCGCCGGACCTCGACCTGGCGGCCTACCGTATCGTTCAGGAGGCGCTGACCAACGTGGTCCGCCACGCGGGCGCCGGGTGGTGCCGGGTGACCGTCGGGTACGAGGACGAGGAGCTGGTCGTGGAGGTCGTCGACGACGGGCGGGGCGCCCCGGTGGACGCTCCGGCGCACGGCTTCGGCATCGTGGGCATGCGGGAGCGGGCCGGGCTGCTGCACGGCCGCCTGAGCGCCGGGCCGCGCCCGGGGGGCGGCTTCCGGGTGGCGGCGCGGCTGCCCCTTCCGGAGGCCGCGGAGGCCGGGGCGGGGGCCCGGTGA
- a CDS encoding geranylgeranyl reductase family protein: MSSENADAGNENSAPVWDVVVVGAGPAGASAAYAAAVAGRRVLLLEKAELPRYKTCGGGIIGPSRDALPPGFELPLQDRVHAVTFSLNGRFARTRRSKRMLFGLVNRPEFDAGLVEQAQKAGAELRTGVTVSRVEQHGTAVPDRRTVAVVLADGEVVLARAVVGADGSASRIGAHVGVKTDQVDLGLEVEIPVPRTVAEDWAGRVLIDWGPIPGSYGWVFPKGDTLTVGVISARGEGTVTKRYLEDFVARLGLAGFEPAISSGHLTRCRSDDSPLSRGRVLVCGDAAGLLEPWTREGISFALRSGRLAGEWAVRIAEAGDAVDARRQALNYAFAIKAGLGVEMAVGRRMLALFEKRPGLLHATITGFRPAWRAFSDITRGATTLAGLVRTSPVARRALEALDRRG; this comes from the coding sequence GTGAGCAGCGAGAACGCAGACGCCGGTAACGAGAACTCCGCGCCGGTGTGGGATGTCGTCGTGGTCGGCGCCGGGCCCGCGGGAGCGTCCGCGGCGTACGCGGCGGCCGTCGCGGGCCGCCGGGTGCTCCTGCTGGAGAAGGCCGAGCTGCCGCGCTACAAAACCTGCGGCGGCGGCATCATCGGCCCCTCGCGCGACGCCCTGCCACCCGGCTTCGAACTGCCCCTCCAGGACCGGGTGCACGCGGTGACGTTCTCGCTGAACGGCCGCTTCGCCCGGACACGGCGCTCGAAGCGGATGCTCTTCGGTCTCGTCAACCGTCCCGAGTTCGACGCCGGCCTGGTCGAGCAGGCACAGAAGGCCGGCGCCGAGCTGCGAACCGGCGTGACGGTGTCCCGCGTCGAGCAGCACGGCACCGCTGTGCCCGACCGGCGGACCGTCGCGGTCGTCCTCGCCGACGGCGAGGTCGTACTCGCCCGGGCGGTCGTCGGCGCGGACGGCAGCGCCAGCCGGATAGGGGCGCACGTCGGGGTCAAGACCGACCAGGTCGACCTCGGCCTGGAGGTGGAGATCCCGGTTCCGCGGACCGTGGCGGAGGACTGGGCGGGGCGCGTCCTCATCGACTGGGGGCCCATCCCCGGCAGTTACGGCTGGGTGTTCCCCAAGGGCGACACCCTCACCGTCGGCGTGATCTCCGCGCGGGGCGAGGGGACGGTCACCAAGCGGTACCTCGAGGACTTCGTCGCCCGGCTGGGGCTCGCCGGCTTCGAACCCGCCATCTCCTCCGGACACCTCACGCGGTGCCGCAGCGACGACTCCCCGCTGTCACGCGGGCGGGTGCTCGTCTGCGGCGACGCGGCCGGGCTCCTGGAGCCGTGGACCCGTGAGGGCATCTCCTTCGCGCTGCGGTCCGGCCGGCTCGCGGGGGAGTGGGCGGTACGGATCGCCGAGGCGGGCGACGCCGTCGACGCGCGGCGCCAGGCGCTGAACTACGCGTTCGCCATCAAGGCCGGGCTGGGCGTCGAGATGGCCGTCGGGCGCCGGATGCTCGCGCTCTTCGAGAAGCGGCCGGGTCTGCTGCACGCGACGATCACCGGATTCCGCCCGGCGTGGCGGGCGTTCAGCGACATCACCCGGGGTGCGACGACGCTGGCCGGGCTCGTCCGTACGTCGCCCGTTGCGCGCCGGGCCCTGGAGGCGCTGGATCGGCGGGGGTAG
- a CDS encoding MBL fold metallo-hydrolase codes for MTMTVELIDVRPRLFMLRFPIGQAYVWVDGDDDLTLIDAGWAGAAPRIEAALRSRGLRPEGLRRIVLTHCHRDHAGAAGALAGRYGAEVVAHAADAPVVRNEAPVPEPVLLDWEVPLYEHGLTVPPAPPTRVDREVVDGDGLGFGDGARVVHTPGHTDGSIAVHLPRHGVLFTGDTVASVGRVALGVFHVDRERAGTSMRRLAGLAPETVCFGHGDPLTEDAAAVLRAAAGRDAATGTARP; via the coding sequence ATGACCATGACTGTGGAGCTCATCGACGTACGGCCCCGGTTGTTCATGCTGCGCTTCCCGATCGGGCAGGCGTACGTGTGGGTGGACGGGGACGACGACCTCACCCTGATCGACGCGGGCTGGGCCGGTGCGGCGCCGCGGATCGAGGCGGCGCTGCGGAGCCGGGGCCTGCGCCCGGAGGGCCTGCGCCGCATCGTGCTCACGCACTGCCACCGCGATCACGCGGGCGCGGCCGGCGCGCTGGCCGGGCGGTACGGGGCCGAGGTGGTGGCGCACGCGGCGGACGCGCCGGTGGTCCGGAACGAGGCGCCGGTCCCGGAGCCGGTCCTGCTCGACTGGGAGGTGCCGCTGTACGAGCACGGGCTGACGGTCCCGCCGGCGCCGCCGACCCGGGTGGACCGGGAGGTCGTGGACGGGGACGGGCTCGGGTTCGGGGACGGGGCCCGGGTGGTGCACACGCCGGGGCACACGGACGGTTCGATCGCGGTGCACCTGCCGCGGCACGGGGTGCTGTTCACGGGCGACACGGTGGCGTCGGTGGGGCGGGTGGCGCTGGGGGTGTTCCATGTGGACCGCGAGCGGGCCGGGACGTCGATGCGGCGGCTGGCGGGGCTGGCCCCGGAGACGGTGTGCTTCGGGCACGGCGACCCGCTGACGGAGGACGCGGCGGCGGTCCTGCGGGCGGCAGCCGGCAGGGACGCCGCCACCGGTACCGCACGGCCGTGA